Proteins encoded within one genomic window of Aerosakkonema funiforme FACHB-1375:
- a CDS encoding GAF domain-containing protein, with product MIEEENSAYTYKVGGHLPLDAPTYVVRQADRDLYEGLKAGEFCYVLNSRQMGKTSLRVRTMHKLQAEGFACAAIDLNKIGSQDIAPQQWYAGLMRRLVNSFQLQINLKSWLRDREFLPPVQCLSELIEEVLLESVSEKIVIFIDEIDSILALPFGTDDFFAFIRACNEYDRLTFALLGVATPSDLIQDKSCTPFNIGRAIELHGFKLEEAQPLVQGLAEKVHNPQAVIEAILNWTGGQPFLTQKLCKIILDNAELIQNPKSKIQNPPQWVEKLVQTQIIENWEAQDEPAHIKTIRDRLLRSGQRLKLLLKVYEEVLRRGEISSHDSCEQMELRLSGLVVKRAGKLSISNRIYASVFNWTWLHRTLATLQPDFKQIVAEQEQKLLSMLETKEGRDFDDVLYEILGSITLKLGELLSVDRVTIFFIDKEKNELWSIIAKTAEGSPTKIQILANNQTAGRVTIYKKAVNLPADLAEDWYSSVVAEQDKRSSYRIYNELTVPLFNIQSDLFAFVQLVNKVKQPHNPGETFAERIDKEGFTAVDNQQFGEYAPQLQRLLQGCHYCYKLTQRLQASEALTEATRSVALGSLDSEEIIKRVMEAAKKLMNADRSTLWLLDDRKNELWTTLIAENGAKIPLRLRVGQGFAGKVASTGEAVNISFDLYEHPESETAKQTDRKTGYRTCSLLCMPVLSPDGELLGVTQLINKRKQGDFPEYDPNDWPEAPECFQDSFDANSQKYMQIFNSQVGVALQHAKEFAEMKKKAENQPHNVVSQTLGMLMQVMDGQGFDDILDNTLRSITLKMGKSLNADRTTIFLLDEERNEFWSIVAESGGKETLEIRIPANKGIVGEVAATKKIINIPFDFYDDPRSLTAKEQDKKNNYRTYTMLALPLLNEQGDLVAVIQLINKLKRLYDETLPLSEKIDTQGFTKTDEEQFAENAPLIQMILESFRSYHKTARGQRVAAALMAATRSVNQSSLEIDEVLKRVMDAAKELMNADRSTLWLLDRSANELWTKISFQDGSERELRLPLGVGYAGKVAQMGVPLNIPFDLYEYPDSETAKKTDERTGYRTCSLLCMPVWNPDGELIGVTQLINKKKAGDFVDLHPVNGSELPDCFQTSFDQNDQKYMQVFNNQVGVILQNAELLAAVKRQEQTLRDNLSVPSERK from the coding sequence ATGATAGAAGAGGAAAACTCAGCCTACACCTACAAAGTCGGCGGACATCTCCCCCTGGATGCGCCGACTTATGTGGTGCGACAAGCCGATCGCGACCTTTACGAAGGCTTGAAGGCGGGAGAGTTTTGTTACGTCCTCAATTCCCGCCAGATGGGGAAAACCAGCTTGCGGGTGCGAACGATGCACAAGTTGCAAGCGGAAGGTTTCGCCTGTGCGGCGATCGACCTCAACAAAATTGGCAGTCAGGATATCGCGCCGCAACAGTGGTATGCGGGGTTGATGAGACGGCTGGTAAACAGTTTTCAACTCCAGATCAATCTGAAGTCTTGGTTGCGCGATCGCGAGTTTCTCCCACCCGTGCAGTGTTTGAGCGAACTGATCGAAGAAGTTTTGCTGGAGTCTGTCAGTGAAAAAATTGTGATTTTTATCGACGAAATCGATAGCATTCTCGCTTTACCTTTCGGGACAGACGATTTTTTTGCTTTTATCCGCGCCTGCAACGAGTACGATCGCCTCACGTTTGCGCTGCTGGGAGTGGCAACTCCTTCTGACTTAATTCAAGATAAAAGTTGCACACCTTTTAATATCGGTCGCGCCATCGAATTGCACGGTTTTAAATTAGAGGAAGCGCAACCGCTTGTACAAGGTTTGGCAGAAAAAGTACACAATCCTCAAGCTGTCATAGAAGCAATTTTGAACTGGACGGGAGGACAACCGTTTCTCACTCAAAAACTTTGCAAAATTATCCTAGACAATGCCGAATTAATCCAAAATCCAAAATCCAAAATCCAAAATCCTCCACAGTGGGTCGAAAAGTTAGTTCAAACACAGATTATTGAAAATTGGGAAGCTCAAGACGAACCAGCACATATTAAAACTATACGCGATCGCCTGCTCAGAAGCGGACAGCGCCTAAAATTGCTGCTCAAAGTTTATGAGGAAGTTTTGCGACGCGGTGAGATTTCATCTCATGACAGTTGCGAACAGATGGAATTGCGACTTTCCGGCTTAGTTGTCAAGCGTGCCGGAAAATTAAGCATTTCTAACCGCATTTATGCCTCTGTCTTTAATTGGACTTGGCTTCACAGAACCTTGGCAACTCTGCAACCGGATTTCAAACAAATTGTTGCCGAACAGGAACAAAAACTCCTTTCTATGTTAGAAACGAAGGAAGGCAGAGATTTTGATGATGTTCTTTATGAAATATTGGGTTCGATTACCCTGAAATTGGGGGAATTGCTGAGTGTCGATCGCGTTACCATCTTCTTCATAGATAAAGAGAAAAACGAACTTTGGTCGATTATCGCCAAAACAGCAGAAGGCAGTCCCACCAAAATTCAGATCCTTGCCAACAATCAAACCGCAGGTAGAGTTACCATTTATAAGAAAGCCGTCAATCTCCCAGCCGATTTAGCGGAAGATTGGTACTCTTCTGTAGTGGCAGAACAAGACAAAAGAAGCTCCTACCGTATCTATAACGAATTGACTGTACCTTTGTTTAACATCCAGTCAGACTTATTCGCTTTTGTGCAGTTAGTCAATAAAGTTAAACAACCTCACAATCCTGGCGAAACTTTTGCCGAAAGGATTGATAAAGAAGGTTTTACAGCAGTAGATAATCAACAGTTTGGCGAATATGCTCCGCAACTGCAACGACTCTTACAGGGATGTCACTATTGTTACAAATTAACCCAAAGATTGCAAGCTTCGGAAGCACTTACAGAAGCCACGCGATCGGTTGCGCTTGGCAGTTTGGATTCCGAAGAAATCATCAAGCGGGTGATGGAAGCAGCCAAGAAACTGATGAATGCCGATCGCAGTACCCTCTGGTTACTCGACGATCGCAAAAACGAACTTTGGACGACTCTTATCGCTGAAAACGGAGCTAAAATTCCCCTGCGCTTGCGCGTAGGTCAAGGTTTTGCCGGAAAAGTAGCATCAACAGGCGAAGCTGTCAATATATCTTTCGATTTATACGAACACCCGGAATCGGAAACAGCAAAACAAACCGATCGCAAAACTGGTTATCGCACTTGCAGTTTACTGTGTATGCCAGTTTTAAGTCCAGATGGCGAATTGCTTGGCGTTACCCAATTAATTAATAAAAGAAAACAAGGTGATTTTCCCGAATACGACCCCAATGATTGGCCGGAAGCACCGGAATGTTTTCAAGATAGCTTCGACGCCAACAGTCAAAAATATATGCAAATATTTAACTCGCAAGTGGGAGTGGCGCTTCAACACGCGAAAGAGTTTGCTGAGATGAAGAAAAAGGCGGAAAATCAGCCGCACAATGTTGTCAGTCAAACCTTGGGAATGCTCATGCAAGTTATGGACGGTCAAGGTTTTGATGACATTCTCGATAATACTTTGCGATCGATTACTTTGAAAATGGGTAAATCGCTAAATGCCGATCGCACAACTATTTTTCTATTAGATGAAGAACGCAATGAATTTTGGTCGATCGTTGCCGAATCTGGAGGTAAAGAAACTTTAGAAATTCGCATACCTGCCAACAAAGGTATTGTTGGTGAAGTAGCTGCTACCAAAAAAATCATTAATATTCCCTTCGATTTTTACGACGACCCGCGTTCTCTTACCGCTAAGGAACAGGACAAAAAGAACAACTATCGCACTTATACAATGTTAGCTTTACCGCTGTTGAACGAACAGGGAGATTTAGTTGCAGTTATCCAATTAATCAATAAGTTAAAACGCTTGTACGACGAGACATTACCTTTATCGGAAAAAATCGACACCCAAGGCTTTACGAAAACAGATGAAGAACAGTTTGCTGAAAATGCACCTTTAATTCAAATGATTTTGGAAAGTTTCCGTTCCTATCATAAAACAGCTAGAGGACAAAGAGTAGCAGCAGCACTAATGGCAGCAACTCGTTCTGTTAATCAAAGTAGCTTAGAAATCGATGAAGTTCTCAAGCGAGTTATGGATGCGGCGAAAGAACTTATGAATGCCGATCGTAGCACGCTTTGGTTGCTCGATCGATCTGCAAACGAACTCTGGACAAAAATTTCATTCCAAGATGGTTCGGAAAGAGAATTGCGTTTACCATTGGGGGTAGGTTATGCTGGCAAAGTTGCACAAATGGGTGTACCTCTCAATATACCATTTGACTTATATGAATACCCAGATTCCGAAACAGCCAAAAAAACAGATGAAAGAACTGGTTATCGCACTTGCAGTTTACTGTGTATGCCAGTTTGGAATCCCGATGGCGAATTGATTGGCGTCACTCAATTAATCAATAAAAAGAAAGCTGGTGATTTTGTAGATTTACATCCTGTTAATGGCAGTGAATTACCAGATTGCTTTCAAACCAGTTTCGACCAAAACGATCAAAAATATATGCAGGTATTTAATAATCAAGTAGGCGTTATTCTTCAGAATGCCGAACTTTTGGCAGCAGTAAAGCGACAGGAACAAACCCTGCGCGATAACCTGAGTGTACCATCAGAGCGAAAATAA
- a CDS encoding pentapeptide repeat-containing protein translates to MDADELRRRYKAGERDFSGVDLSRVKLYGIDLSDANLTHANLSRANLRKANLSEANLQGANLHQADLSYTYLRDTNLSDADLSNANLYGAELSGVELNNTNLSGANLQGVSEINDGINVNLSGADLRKATLAEGSLINSNLSGANLRYICLNVNYHFEFKNVNLSGANLQYADLRRMNLSDADLTNADLSYANLIGAVLSGANLNGANFKNAIYTDPDLPAEIKLRGAYFIAPGVNLSGADLTNATLDYIDLSGADLSYANLSGAEIQYSNLYNANLSGANLNSAKLRNVKLGNANLSGAILKGTRLKDANLEGANLSNANLEQADLENAKLESAIFCNTIMPDGSIRSDNC, encoded by the coding sequence ATGGACGCTGATGAACTACGCAGACGCTACAAAGCAGGCGAAAGAGATTTCTCAGGTGTCGATTTGAGTCGTGTCAAATTGTACGGTATAGATTTGAGCGATGCTAATCTAACTCATGCTAACCTAAGTCGTGCTAACCTACGTAAAGCCAACTTAAGTGAGGCTAACTTGCAAGGTGCTAATCTACATCAGGCCGATCTGAGTTATACCTATCTAAGAGATACAAACCTGAGTGATGCCGATCTTAGTAATGCGAATTTGTATGGTGCTGAACTGAGTGGCGTTGAACTGAATAATACAAATCTAAGTGGAGCGAATCTACAGGGTGTTAGCGAGATTAATGATGGTATTAATGTCAACCTTAGTGGAGCCGATCTCAGGAAGGCTACCCTAGCGGAAGGTTCCCTGATAAACTCCAACTTGAGTGGTGCTAATTTGAGGTATATATGTTTAAACGTTAATTATCACTTTGAATTTAAAAATGTCAATCTAAGTGGTGCTAATCTACAATATGCCGATCTGAGGCGTATGAACTTAAGTGATGCTGACCTCACCAATGCCGATTTGAGTTATGCAAACCTAATAGGTGCCGTTTTGAGCGGTGCGAATTTAAATGGTGCCAACTTTAAAAATGCTATCTACACAGACCCTGATTTGCCTGCCGAAATTAAACTTAGGGGAGCTTACTTCATCGCTCCTGGTGTTAATTTGAGCGGTGCTGACCTAACTAATGCGACTTTGGATTATATCGATTTAAGTGGTGCAGATTTAAGTTATGCAAATCTTAGCGGTGCCGAGATCCAATACTCCAACCTCTACAATGCTAACCTGAGCGGTGCTAACTTAAACAGTGCCAAATTGCGTAATGTCAAACTTGGGAATGCTAACCTCAGTGGTGCTATCTTGAAGGGTACTCGGTTGAAGGATGCTAATTTAGAGGGAGCTAACCTAAGTAATGCCAATCTTGAGCAAGCGGATCTGGAAAATGCCAAACTGGAAAGTGCTATCTTTTGCAATACCATTATGCCTGATGGCAGCATTAGAAGTGATAACTGTTAG